In a genomic window of Quercus lobata isolate SW786 chromosome 4, ValleyOak3.0 Primary Assembly, whole genome shotgun sequence:
- the LOC115985198 gene encoding uncharacterized protein LOC115985198, producing MEDYEFLRICHLRYLCRHLLIAFEGIVGYEESFKEDTISIRASSMTFARETCKGTSPLIGSFHHSLYDFMEAHMSICINEMMKRGDIFHCNKFQLGCISS from the exons TTTGAGAATTTGTCATTTGAGGTATTTATGTAGGCATCTATTGATTGCTTTTGAAGGAATTGTTGGTTACGAAGAGAGCTTCAAAGAAGACACTATTTCTATAAG AGCTTCCTCCATGACCTTTGCTCGAGAAACTTGCAAAGGAACTTCGCCATTGATTGGTTCTTTTCATCATTCTCTCTATGATTTCATGGAAGCGCACATGTCCATATGCATTAATGAGATGATGAAGAGGGGAGATATATTTCATTGCAACAAGTTTCAGCTTGGTTGCATATCTTCATGA